A genome region from Bradyrhizobium commune includes the following:
- the ccmE gene encoding cytochrome c maturation protein CcmE encodes MTRKQRRMTIIGGSLAVLALAAALVLNALRDSIVFFSTPTMVAEKHVQPGKRFRLGGLVQPGSLQRGDNLAVTFEVADGGAKLPVAYKGILPDLFREGQGVVAEGALDANGVFKADTVLAKHDETYMPKDVADALKKQGHWKDDYGAKASDGSKPAATTAQGNSQGAVR; translated from the coding sequence ATGACGCGCAAGCAGCGACGTATGACCATCATCGGCGGCTCGCTCGCCGTGCTCGCGCTCGCCGCTGCGCTGGTGCTCAACGCGCTGCGCGACTCCATCGTGTTCTTCTCGACCCCGACCATGGTCGCCGAGAAGCATGTCCAGCCGGGCAAGCGGTTTCGCCTCGGCGGGCTGGTGCAACCCGGCTCGCTCCAGCGCGGTGACAATCTCGCTGTGACCTTTGAAGTCGCCGATGGCGGCGCCAAGCTGCCGGTCGCCTACAAGGGCATTCTGCCCGACCTGTTCCGCGAAGGGCAGGGTGTCGTCGCCGAAGGCGCGCTCGATGCCAACGGTGTGTTCAAGGCCGACACCGTGCTTGCCAAGCACGACGAGACCTATATGCCCAAGGACGTTGCGGACGCCCTGAAGAAGCAGGGGCACTGGAAGGACGATTACGGTGCCAAAGCTTCTGATGGCTCCAAGCCGGCGGCAACGACGGCGCAGGGCAACTCGCAAGGAGCAGTGCGGTGA
- the ccmI gene encoding c-type cytochrome biogenesis protein CcmI, whose protein sequence is MTLWFVFALMTVAAIFAVLWPLGRAQNRGVENQGSEVVVYKDQLAEIERDLAAGLIAAPEAEAARVEISRRLLAAAGTEPVPESKSNLKWRRAAAVLALVGLPLVAVAIYVPLGSPALRDFPLAQRERGVGQARSLENLVVQVEQHLEKNPTDGRGWNVLAPVLERLGRFDDAVRAYRNSLTYNGESAERRADLGEAIAAAANGVVTAEAKTEFERAHALNADDPKANYFLGLAAEQDGRKDDAANIWRALLAKAPADAPWRPLVQSSLARAGGGGTMPALSDETIAASKDMTEGDRGTMIRGMVERLATRLKQNGDDVDGWLRLVRAYLVMGDRDKALGASADARQAVANDSERLRQLNEGLKNLGLDG, encoded by the coding sequence ATGACGCTATGGTTCGTGTTCGCGCTGATGACCGTCGCGGCGATTTTCGCCGTGCTCTGGCCGCTCGGCCGTGCGCAGAACCGGGGCGTCGAAAATCAGGGCAGCGAGGTCGTGGTCTACAAGGACCAGCTGGCTGAGATCGAGCGCGATCTCGCCGCAGGGCTGATCGCCGCGCCCGAAGCCGAAGCGGCGCGTGTCGAGATCAGCCGCAGGCTCCTTGCGGCCGCCGGCACCGAGCCTGTGCCAGAGTCGAAATCCAATCTCAAATGGCGCCGCGCGGCCGCCGTGCTGGCGCTCGTCGGCCTGCCGCTGGTCGCGGTCGCGATCTATGTTCCGCTCGGCTCGCCCGCGCTTCGCGACTTTCCGCTGGCGCAACGGGAGCGCGGGGTCGGGCAGGCGCGGTCGCTCGAGAATCTGGTCGTGCAGGTCGAGCAACATCTGGAGAAAAATCCAACCGATGGCCGCGGCTGGAACGTGCTCGCACCGGTGCTGGAGCGGCTCGGCCGCTTCGACGATGCGGTGCGCGCCTATCGCAATTCGCTGACCTATAACGGCGAGAGCGCGGAGCGCAGGGCCGATCTCGGTGAGGCGATCGCGGCGGCGGCCAACGGCGTGGTGACCGCCGAGGCCAAAACCGAGTTCGAGCGCGCGCATGCGCTCAACGCCGATGATCCCAAGGCGAACTACTTCCTCGGTTTGGCCGCCGAGCAGGATGGCCGCAAGGACGATGCGGCCAATATCTGGCGCGCGCTGCTTGCAAAGGCACCGGCGGATGCACCGTGGCGCCCGCTGGTGCAGTCATCGCTCGCTCGCGCCGGGGGCGGCGGCACGATGCCGGCGCTGTCGGACGAGACGATCGCCGCGTCCAAGGACATGACCGAGGGCGATCGCGGCACGATGATCCGCGGCATGGTCGAGCGTCTCGCGACTCGGCTGAAGCAGAACGGCGACGATGTCGACGGCTGGCTTCGCCTGGTGCGCGCCTATCTCGTGATGGGCGATCGCGACAAGGCGCTGGGCGCGTCGGCCGATGCCCGCCAGGCAGTTGCCAACGATTCCGAGCGGCTGCGCCAGCTCAACGAAGGCCTCAAGAATCTCGGGCTCGACGGGTGA